In Amphiura filiformis chromosome 2, Afil_fr2py, whole genome shotgun sequence, one DNA window encodes the following:
- the LOC140146600 gene encoding neuronal acetylcholine receptor subunit alpha-10-like isoform X1, with product MRTTITLLNLFGWAVFLYFGCYNIEACHVGPNSLLLLTEHLMDHYGRGFSRPVFHQSDLSSVSIKMTFDELQELSTRKESITVSTLAQMSWTDEYLKWNVTQYDGVSSITLPVSAIWHPDITLLESVDEDFVSFKPNTMVTVESNGRVTWQAPAIFSNSCKQRVRYFPFDTQLCEFRFASFSFNKSEIELFSDQRDDDFAVIRLLENIYWESRQLSIFKESVPRIGFEDQQFSTLTYRILFSRRYTFHLLYLIVPGVLLSLVSPMVFYLPPISKQKLTFAVTNMLAFVVFQQLVTGSIPYRSDYKPILGTYLECMITLACIAVAATAIEIHVAFGDGPVSPWVEKLFLHTFAKFAGQKWLHSKYRHRLKSNTDLKTIQSTSEEAVGLVKFETEHASPKVINKPVHIRNIPGAIHDDQKPVLNQTDNNNEGDKYRFQMILREVAALFDQSIPRQATTGIEDEDHKIRLNICHVIDRFLFCIFLGIVLVVTTVAILYLIIGSIWDFGNLKELF from the exons ATGCGCACTACTATTACGCTTCTTAACCTTTTTGGATGGGCTGTATTCCTGTACTTCGGATGTTACAATATTGAAG CTTGCCATGTAGGCCCTAATAGCTTACTCCTACTGACAGAACACCTAATGGACCATTATGGCCGCGGCTTTAGCCGACCAGTCTTCCACCAATCAGATTTATCAAGCGTGTCAATTAAAATGACCTTTGATGAACTTCAAGAGCTT agCACAAGAAAAGAATCGATTACGGTTAGTACACTTGCTCAAATG TCATGGACAGATGAATATCTAAAGTGGAATGTGACACAATACGACGGAGTTTCTTCTATAACACTGCCTGTATCAGCCATATGGCACCCTGATATCACCTTACTGGAGAG TGTTGATGAAGACTTTGTTAGCTTCAAGCCAAATACTATGGTTACTGTGGAGTCTAATGGGCGCGTAACCTGGCAGGCACCAGCAATATTTAGCAACTCATGTAAGCAGCGAGTGCGATATTTCCCATTTGATACTCAACTTTGCGAGTTTCGATTTGCTTCATTTTCATTCAATAAGAGTGAAATTGAACTCTTTTCTGATCAGCGAGATGATGATTTTGCAGTAATAAG GCTTTTGGAGAATATATATTGGGAATCACGACAGCTCTCCATCTTCAAAGAATCTGTCCCTCGAATTGGTTTTGAAGATCAACAGTTCTCCACTCTTACGTATCGTATTCTGTTTAGTCGGCGGTACACCTTTCATCTCCTTTACTTGATCGTTCCTGGAGTACTTCTTTCTTTGGTATCACCCATGGTCTTTTACCTTCCACCTATATCGAAACAGAAGTTGACATTCGCAGTGACCAATATGCTGGCATTTGTAGTGTTTCAACAGCTCGTGACTGGATCGATACCGTATAGGTCCGATTATAAGCCAATTCTCG gcACATACTTGGAATGTATGATCACGTTAGCTTGCATAGCAGTAGCAGCAACAGCTATAGAAATCCACGTTGCATTCGGTGATGGACCAGTAAGCCCGTGGGTGGAAAAGCTTTTCCTTCACACCTTTGCCAAGTTTGCAGGTCAAAAATGGCTGCATTCAAAATATCGGCACAGGCTTAAAAGTAACACTGATCTTAAGACAATTCAATCTACTTCAGAGGAAGCCGTCGGACTGGTAAAGTTTGAAACAGAACACGCCTCGCCGAAAGTGATAAATAAGCCCGTACACATTCGCAACATACCTGGTGCGATTCATGACGATCAAAAGCCTGTTCTAAACCAAACTGACAACAATAATGAAGGAGATAAGTACCGTTTCCAAATGATACTGAGAGAAGTAGCAGCATTATTTGATCAGTCCATACCCAGACAAGCTACCACCGGGATTGAAGATGAAGATCATAAAATACGCttaaatatttgtcatgtaatcGATcggtttttattttgtatttttcttggCATCGTCTTAGTCGTCACAACTGTTGCCATATTGTATTTGATAATTGGAAGCATATGGGACTTTGGAAACTTAAAAGAATTATTCTAA
- the LOC140146599 gene encoding lysozyme 2-like: protein MYLLLGLVLGIMLWSAHLGESCWAPDSTQSCFEAAAITNQCLACICQVESGCDTSRGCTANKCGPYQITSAYWAAGGSIGADWETCTGVPDKTCAEDTIKCYLGQHVGALIVHHGRLLTCEDWVRVHHAGGLDGMNSASADAYWRSVQAAGCS from the exons atgtaTTTACTTCTAGGACTTGTTTTGGGGATAATGCTGTGGTCTGCTCATCTAGGAGAATCTTGTTGGGCACCTGATTCAACCCAATCGTGTTTTGAAG CTGCTGCAATAACTAACCAGTGTTTGGCTTGCATATGCCAGGTGGAATCCGGCTGCGACACTTCAAGGGGGTGTACTGCAAACAAATGTGGGCCGTATCAAATCACATCAGCCTACTGGGCAGCAGGTGGAAGCATCGGAGCTG ACTGGGAAACCTGTACTGGTGTACCGGATAAGACATGCGCTGAAGACACAATCAAATGTTATCTGGGTCAACACGTCGGCGCCCTTATAGTGCATCACGGACGTTTACTGACTTGCGAAGATTGGGTGCGTGTTCACCACGCCGGTGGACTAGACGGAATGAACAGTGCGAGTGCGGATGCCTACTGGCGCAGTGTGCAAGCAGCCGGGTGCTCTTAA
- the LOC140146600 gene encoding neuronal acetylcholine receptor subunit alpha-10-like isoform X2: protein MATTITFLNLLGWAVFLYFGCYNIEACHVGPNSLLLLTEHLMDHYGRGFSRPVFHQSDLSSVSIKMTFDELQELSTRKESITVSTLAQMSWTDEYLKWNVTQYDGVSSITLPVSAIWHPDITLLESVDEDFVSFKPNTMVTVESNGRVTWQAPAIFSNSCKQRVRYFPFDTQLCEFRFASFSFNKSEIELFSDQRDDDFAVIRLLENIYWESRQLSIFKESVPRIGFEDQQFSTLTYRILFSRRYTFHLLYLIVPGVLLSLVSPMVFYLPPISKQKLTFAVTNMLAFVVFQQLVTGSIPYRSDYKPILGTYLECMITLACIAVAATAIEIHVAFGDGPVSPWVEKLFLHTFAKFAGQKWLHSKYRHRLKSNTDLKTIQSTSEEAVGLVKFETEHASPKVINKPVHIRNIPGAIHDDQKPVLNQTDNNNEGDKYRFQMILREVAALFDQSIPRQATTGIEDEDHKIRLNICHVIDRFLFCIFLGIVLVVTTVAILYLIIGSIWDFGNLKELF from the exons CTTGCCATGTAGGCCCTAATAGCTTACTCCTACTGACAGAACACCTAATGGACCATTATGGCCGCGGCTTTAGCCGACCAGTCTTCCACCAATCAGATTTATCAAGCGTGTCAATTAAAATGACCTTTGATGAACTTCAAGAGCTT agCACAAGAAAAGAATCGATTACGGTTAGTACACTTGCTCAAATG TCATGGACAGATGAATATCTAAAGTGGAATGTGACACAATACGACGGAGTTTCTTCTATAACACTGCCTGTATCAGCCATATGGCACCCTGATATCACCTTACTGGAGAG TGTTGATGAAGACTTTGTTAGCTTCAAGCCAAATACTATGGTTACTGTGGAGTCTAATGGGCGCGTAACCTGGCAGGCACCAGCAATATTTAGCAACTCATGTAAGCAGCGAGTGCGATATTTCCCATTTGATACTCAACTTTGCGAGTTTCGATTTGCTTCATTTTCATTCAATAAGAGTGAAATTGAACTCTTTTCTGATCAGCGAGATGATGATTTTGCAGTAATAAG GCTTTTGGAGAATATATATTGGGAATCACGACAGCTCTCCATCTTCAAAGAATCTGTCCCTCGAATTGGTTTTGAAGATCAACAGTTCTCCACTCTTACGTATCGTATTCTGTTTAGTCGGCGGTACACCTTTCATCTCCTTTACTTGATCGTTCCTGGAGTACTTCTTTCTTTGGTATCACCCATGGTCTTTTACCTTCCACCTATATCGAAACAGAAGTTGACATTCGCAGTGACCAATATGCTGGCATTTGTAGTGTTTCAACAGCTCGTGACTGGATCGATACCGTATAGGTCCGATTATAAGCCAATTCTCG gcACATACTTGGAATGTATGATCACGTTAGCTTGCATAGCAGTAGCAGCAACAGCTATAGAAATCCACGTTGCATTCGGTGATGGACCAGTAAGCCCGTGGGTGGAAAAGCTTTTCCTTCACACCTTTGCCAAGTTTGCAGGTCAAAAATGGCTGCATTCAAAATATCGGCACAGGCTTAAAAGTAACACTGATCTTAAGACAATTCAATCTACTTCAGAGGAAGCCGTCGGACTGGTAAAGTTTGAAACAGAACACGCCTCGCCGAAAGTGATAAATAAGCCCGTACACATTCGCAACATACCTGGTGCGATTCATGACGATCAAAAGCCTGTTCTAAACCAAACTGACAACAATAATGAAGGAGATAAGTACCGTTTCCAAATGATACTGAGAGAAGTAGCAGCATTATTTGATCAGTCCATACCCAGACAAGCTACCACCGGGATTGAAGATGAAGATCATAAAATACGCttaaatatttgtcatgtaatcGATcggtttttattttgtatttttcttggCATCGTCTTAGTCGTCACAACTGTTGCCATATTGTATTTGATAATTGGAAGCATATGGGACTTTGGAAACTTAAAAGAATTATTCTAA